The DNA sequence TCAAAATTAGAAATCCTGAATACTGAAAATTGAATATTTTTTAGTTGTATTTCGACGCTAATTCGATAGCGGCTTGTTTTAGAACATCTGTAATTCCTTTGTCAATTTTTCCAGATTTAATGGCTGCCATTGTTTCAGGATGTTTTGATCTTAAGAACGCTACATATTCTATTTGGAATTCTTTCACTTTATTAATAGGAATGTTTCGTAATAAGTTTTCTGTTCCTACATAAATCATCGCAACTTGGCTATCCACAGGAAGTGGAGAGTTTACCGGTTGTTTTAAGATTTCCACGTTTCTTTCTCCTTTAGAAATAACTGCTTGAGTTGACGCATCTAAGTCTGAACCAAATTTAGCAAACGCTTCCAGTTCTTTATATTGTGCCTGATCTAATTTCAAAGTTCCAGAAACTTTCTTCATTGATTTAATCTGAGCATTCCCTCCAACACGAGATACAGAAATACCTACGTTAATTGCCGGACGAACTCCTGAGTTAAACAAATCTGTTTCCAAGAAAATCTGACCGTCTGTAATCGAAATTACGTTCGTCGGGATATAAGCAGAAACGTCACCCGCTTGAGTTTCGATAATTGGAAGTGCGGTTAATGAACCACCACCTTTTACCAAAGGTCTCAATGAATCCGGTAAATCGTTCATCTGTGCTGCAATTGTATCATCTTTGATCACTTTTGCAGCTCTTTCCAATAGTCTGGAGTGAAGGTAGAAAACATCACCTGGATAAGCTTCACGGCCCGGTGGTCTTCTCAACAATAGAGAAAGCTCACGGTAAGCAACTGCTTGTTTAGACAAATCATCATAAACGATCAACGCCGGTCTACCAGTATCACGGAAGAACTCACCGATTGCTGCTCCAGCCATTGGTGCATAAACCTGCATCGGAGCTGGATCAGAAGCGTTTGCTGCTACAATTACTGTATAAGCTAAAGCGCCTTTGTCTTCTAATGTTTTTACAATTTGAGCAACCGTTGAACCTTTTTGTCCAATTGCTACATATATACAGAATACAGGTTCACCTGCATCATAAAATTCTCTTTGATTAATAATCGTATCGATCGCTACAACAGTTTTACCTGTTTGACGGTCACCAATGATTAACTCTCTTTGTCCTCTTCCTACAGGAATCATGGAGTCGATTGCAACAATACCAGTTTGTAATGGTTCAGTTACCGGCTGTCTGAAAATTACTCCCGGAGCTTTTCTCTCCAAAGGCATTTCGTAAGTTTCACCTGTAATTGGTCCTTTACCATCAATTGGATTTCCTAAAGTGTCAACTACTCTACCCAACATTCCTTCACCAACTTTGATGGATGAAATTCTTTGAGTTCTGTTAACTGTATCACCTTCTTTTACTAATTTAGATTCACCCAAAAGAGCTACCCCTACATTGTCTTCAGCAAGGTTAAGAACAATTCCTTCAACACCGCTTTGGAATTTTACCAATTCACCGTATTGAACATTTTCTAAACCGTACACTAAAGCGATACCATCACCGATGGTTAATACCGTTCCTACTTCCTCTACATTAGATTGCGTCTCGAAGTTAGCTAACTGCTGTTTAAGAATTGCAGATACTTCTGCCGGATTTATTTCTGCCATTTTATGGTTGTTTTTGTCTTAATTTAATTGAAATTCTTTATTCAATCGGCTTAATTTTGCTTTCACCGATTCATCTATCTGTTGATCTCCAACACGTAAGATATATCCTCCCAAAATTTCAGGATTGATAATTGATTTTACGTCGAACTGGTTATTGTGATTAACAAGTGTTGTTGATTTCAGGATATTATCAATATTCTCCTGAGAAAGTGCTGTTGCAGAAGTCAAAGTAATTCTTTGTACTCCATTCATGTCTTCCACTTTGTTAATGAATTCCTGACCGATACCAATCAATTGTCCTTCTCTACCATGTTTGATGACCAACTGAATTAAATTCCTAGTCACAGGAGAAAAGCTTTTAAAAATCTCTGCCGAAACACTGATTTTTTTCTTCACCTCTATAATCGGAGAACTAAAAAAGCTTTGCAACTCTTTTGATTTTTCGATGGTATTCACCAAGTCCTTCATTTCACCAAAAACAGAAGTTGTACTTCCTGCTTCCTGGGTAAAATTCAGTAAACCTTGTGCATACCTTTTTGCAACTTTACTTGTACGCATACTAGTTTAAGTTAGAAGTATTAAGGATGTTTGCTACTAAAGCATCTTGTGCACCATCGTTATCTAATTTTTGTTTCAAAATAGATTCTGCGATGTTTACAGACAAAGTACCAATTTGGCTTTTGATATCAGCAACCGCTGCAGATTTTTCTGCTTGGATGGTTTGTCTGGCAGATTCAATCATTTTATCTCCTTCTACTTTCGCAAGACCTTTTGCTTCACCTACAATTCTGTCTTTGATATCTCTTGCTTCTTTCAAAATCTGATCACGCTCCACTTTCGCTTCACGGATGATGATTTCGTTTTCAGCTTTCAAGTTTTCAACTTCCTGTTTTGCTAATTTAGCCTGGTTAAGAGAATCTACGATGGTAACTTCTCTTTCATTAATTGCAGCCATAATCGGCTTCCAAGCAAACTTTGCTAATAAAAACAAGAGGATTAAAAAGGTTAGAGTCATCCAAAACAATAAGCCAATTCCCGGTTCTATCATAATTGTAATTTTTTTTAATTTTTTTTCTATATGGAATTTAAAAAATTCTTAGCAGAGCCAACCGCGCTGCTAAGAATTGATTTCTGAGGTTTCTTATTTAACGAACGCTCCAAAGATGATCGCGATCAAACCAGCACCCTCGATAAGACCAGCAGCAATAAGCATTGCTCCTTGAATTTTACCTGCTTGCTCTGGTTGTCTTGCAATAGCATCCATTGCGTGTCCACCGATTTTACCAATACCTAGACCTACGCCTAATACTGCTAATCCGATTCCAACATAAATAAGTCCAGTTCCTTGTGAAATGATTTCCATAATAAAAAAATATATAGGTTAAAAATATTCTAAGTTAATTAATGTGCTCCTTCGTGTTCGTGTTCTGTTACTGCGATTCCAATAAACAAAGCC is a window from the Kaistella flava (ex Peng et al. 2021) genome containing:
- the atpA gene encoding F0F1 ATP synthase subunit alpha, whose protein sequence is MAEINPAEVSAILKQQLANFETQSNVEEVGTVLTIGDGIALVYGLENVQYGELVKFQSGVEGIVLNLAEDNVGVALLGESKLVKEGDTVNRTQRISSIKVGEGMLGRVVDTLGNPIDGKGPITGETYEMPLERKAPGVIFRQPVTEPLQTGIVAIDSMIPVGRGQRELIIGDRQTGKTVVAIDTIINQREFYDAGEPVFCIYVAIGQKGSTVAQIVKTLEDKGALAYTVIVAANASDPAPMQVYAPMAGAAIGEFFRDTGRPALIVYDDLSKQAVAYRELSLLLRRPPGREAYPGDVFYLHSRLLERAAKVIKDDTIAAQMNDLPDSLRPLVKGGGSLTALPIIETQAGDVSAYIPTNVISITDGQIFLETDLFNSGVRPAINVGISVSRVGGNAQIKSMKKVSGTLKLDQAQYKELEAFAKFGSDLDASTQAVISKGERNVEILKQPVNSPLPVDSQVAMIYVGTENLLRNIPINKVKEFQIEYVAFLRSKHPETMAAIKSGKIDKGITDVLKQAAIELASKYN
- the atpH gene encoding ATP synthase F1 subunit delta, which produces MRTSKVAKRYAQGLLNFTQEAGSTTSVFGEMKDLVNTIEKSKELQSFFSSPIIEVKKKISVSAEIFKSFSPVTRNLIQLVIKHGREGQLIGIGQEFINKVEDMNGVQRITLTSATALSQENIDNILKSTTLVNHNNQFDVKSIINPEILGGYILRVGDQQIDESVKAKLSRLNKEFQLN
- the atpF gene encoding F0F1 ATP synthase subunit B; the encoded protein is MIEPGIGLLFWMTLTFLILLFLLAKFAWKPIMAAINEREVTIVDSLNQAKLAKQEVENLKAENEIIIREAKVERDQILKEARDIKDRIVGEAKGLAKVEGDKMIESARQTIQAEKSAAVADIKSQIGTLSVNIAESILKQKLDNDGAQDALVANILNTSNLN
- a CDS encoding ATP synthase F0 subunit C: MEIISQGTGLIYVGIGLAVLGVGLGIGKIGGHAMDAIARQPEQAGKIQGAMLIAAGLIEGAGLIAIIFGAFVK